The Phycisphaeraceae bacterium genome segment TCGTGGATGGCTCGCCGCGGGCGGGATTCAAGACGCCCTCGAAGCGTCTGGAAATCTTCTCACGTACGATGAAGGAATGGGGCTGGCCCGAGTACGCGCTGCCCGCGTATATCGAGAGCCACGTCCATCGCAGGCATCTCAATCGCGATCGGGGCGAGTTCATCCTTGTGCCCACATTCCGCCTGCCCACGCTCATTCACACGCGATCGGGCAACGCCAAGTGGCTGTATGAACTCTCCAATACCAATCCGCTGTGGATTCACCCCGACGATGCCGAGTCGCTGGGCGTGGAAACCACCGACCTCGTGCGTGTGACCACGCGCATCGGACACTACGTCAACAAGGCGTGGGTCACGGAAGGCGTGCGCCCTGGCGTGGTGGCGTGTTCGCACCACCTGGGCCGCTGGCGCGTGTTTGACGCCCCCGGACCGGGCACCGATCGCTGGGCCAGCGCCAAGGTGAAGGTCAACCATGTCGGGCCGCGGCAGGTTCGCTTCCAGCGAGTGGAGGACATCCGTCCATTCGAGTCATCCGATCCTGACTCCAGGCGCGTGTGGTGGACGGACGGCGGCGTCCACCAGAATCTGACCTTCTGCGTGCAGCCGGACCCGGTCTCGGGCATGCACTGCTGGCACCAGCGGGTGACGGTGTCAAAGGCCGCGCCGGGCGATCGGTATGGCGACGTCTTCGTGGACCTCGACAGGTCGCACGAGGCGTACCGCGAGTGGCTCTCGTTCACGCGCCCCGCGCCGGGACCGGGCGGCCTGCGTCGTCCTCTGTGGTTCCCGCGGGCCGTCAGGCCGGATGATGCGGCCTATCGATTGCCTGATCCAGAGTCGTGAGCCCGAGCTGCACGTCGGTCGCGCTGTTCGGCGGCGGCACCGTGAATCGCAGGCGATGTACGGCGCCCTCGCGCGGGTAGGTCAGTTCGACTTCCCCTCGAAGATCGGCGGTCGCCAGCCCCTTGATCAACGTGGTTCCCACACCCGCGGACGGCGTGTGCTCGATGGGCGGACCTCCCGACTCACGCCACCACAGGGTGACGAGGCGTGATTGATCCGGTTCATCCGATGTCTCGCAGATCACATTGATCCGACCGGAGGGCGACGTGAGCGCGCCGTACTTGAGACTGTTGGTGACCAGTTCATGAACGATCATGGGCAACGATTCCGTCGGCCTGGGGGGCAGCATCACGTCCGGGCCGTCCCACAGCACCGCGGCGCGATGATCCGGCGGCACGATGGAGTGAATCAGACGCCGCAGGGACACGTTCGACCCGCTGGAGCGGGAGAGCATGGAATGCATGATCGCCATGGTGCGCACGCGACCGGTGATGGTCTCGGCGAAGCGATTGACGTCGGTGGTGGAGCGACGCGTGAAGTCGATGAGCGTCACCAGTGAACTGAGGTTGTTGCGCACGCGATGATCAAGTTCGCTCAGCAGCAGCTTCACGTGGGCGTTGGTGCGGCGCAGTTCGTCCTCCGTCCGTCGGCGATCGGTGACGTCGTGGGCGACGCCCACCACGCCCGCGATGCCGCCCGTCCCGTCGCGCAGCGGTTCGAGCCGGGTGTGAAAGACCCGGCCGGACCAGTGATGCTCGTCCGCGGAGCCGTGCCCGGCGAGCGCCGCAAGATGGCGATCCACCATGTGCGCCGCGCCGGCGGTGCCCGCGAAATACTCCACCGCTGACGTGCCCACCAGCTGGTTGGGAGAGATGCCGAGCGACGCCAGTCCTGCTCCCGTGTTGGACGTGAACCGCAGGTCGATGTCTGTCGTCCACATGACCGCCGGAACCTGGTTGACCAGCAGACGCAGTCGCGCCTCGCGGTCACGGAGCCGGTCCTCGGCCTCCTGGCGTTCGGTGACGTCGATGATGAATCCTTCAATGGCCTCGATGCCGCCGTTCGGAGACGCCACGGCCTGACCCTGCTCCCACACCCACCGGACGGACCCCCGCGAGTCACGCACGCGGTAGACCAGCTGGAACGGCTGCTGCTCGCGGATCGCCTCCTGCACGTCGTCCCAGACGTTGCCGCGGTCGTCGGGGTGGATGACGTCACGCCCGTAGCTGACGCGGCCGTCGATGAAGTCCGTCGGAGAGTAGCCAAGCAGCTCCTGGCATCCATCGCTCATGAAGTCCACCGGCCAGTCCGGTTCGTTGCGGCAGCGGTAGGCGATGCCCGGCAGGTTGCCCAGCAGGGTGTCAATCATGCGCTCCCGCTCGCGCAGCGAACGTTCGGCCTCCTTGCGGCCGGTGATGTCGATCATGACGCCGTGCCAGCGCTCAAAGCCATCGGGTCGCCGCGTCGGTTGAGCCAGGGATCGCACCCACCGGGGTGAGCCGTCCTCGTGGATGAAGCGCATCTCCACGTCAAGTTTCTCGCCCGTCTCGGTGCTGCGATCGGCGGCGACCTTCAGGGCCCGACGGTCGTCCGGATGGAGAAAGTCAAAGATGACGTCGTACCGCTGGCGCACCGCGGCGGCGCGAGATGGTCCGATGATCTCCTCCAGCCCCGGACCGAGGTAGATGAGTCGGCGCGGCTCCCCCGCGCGGTAGTCGTACATGAACACCGCGCCGGGAATATGCTCGGCGATGGCGCGCAGATGTTCGGTGCTCTCACGCTGCGCGTCCTCGGCGCGACGACGCTCCGTGATGTCGATGAACACGCCGCACAACCGTGTCGGCTTGCCGCCGTCGAACATCACCGTGGACAGGTCGCGCATCCACAGCACCCGACCGTCCTGGGCGATCATGCGGTACTCGAAGTCGTGATCCAGCCCCTCGTCCGTGCGAGCCCGTGCGAAGGTGATGGCCGCCTCGCGGTCGTCGGGGTGCAGGCGCGACGCCCAGAAGCCCGGCTGCCGCCACTCATCCGGCGAGAAGCCCAGCACTTCCGACGCGTTGGGGCTCACCCAGGTGAAACGGCGGGTTGCGCGATCGTACTCCCAGCCGATCACGCGCGTGCGGCGCACCAGGTCGAGATAGCGCCGCTCGTGCCGCTCCGTCTCGGACTGCGCCGACTTGTAGTCGGTGATGTCAATGCCCACTCCGGCCAGCCGCGTGACGACGCCGTCACTGTTCCGCCGCGTCACCTGGGCCCGATCGAGCATCCACCTCCACGAGCCATCGCGGGCGCGAACGCGGTATTCCAGCTCCACCGTGTGCACGCCCCCGCGGGCGTGAACCAGGTCGTCCAATCGACGCCGGGCGGCTGCCAGATCGTCGGGATGCACCAGGGCGGCCCAGGCATCACTGGTGGATTCAACCTCGTTGGGTTGATAGCCGAGGGCGGATGGAAGCGATGTCCTGAACACGACGCCCGATGACAGGTCCAGCTCCCAGCCGCAGACGTTGCTTTCCGCCAGCGTGCCGGCGATCCGCTCATAGAGGCATTCGATCGGGTCCGACGATCGATTGTCCGCGACATGGTCGGCCGCGACATGCGGGAGATTCGACGGCGTGGTCGTCATCGGCCCGATTATACGAGCGTCCGAAGCCGATCGCGCCGTCAAGCCGGCGATCCTCTCACACTCGCACCGCCGCCTTCTCCGAGGCCATGTGCCGGATCACCGCGTCGCCGAACTCACTGCACTTCACCTTGGTCGCCTGCCCGCCCTCGGCGACGATGAGCCGGTGGAAGTCGTACGTCACGGTGCGGGCGGTGATGGCCCCCTCCAGCCCGCGGATGATCAGGTCGGCGGCCTCGGTCCAGCCCATGTAGCGCAGCATCATCTCGCCGGAGAGGATGACCGAGCCGGGGTTCACCTGGTCAAGATTGGCGTACTTGGGCGCGGTGCCGTGCGTGGCCTCGAAGATGGCGTGGCCGGTGATGTAGTTGATGTTGGCCCCCGGCGCGATGCCGATGCCGCCCACCTGGGCCGCCAGGGCATCGCTGAGATAGTCGCCGTTGAGGTTGAGCGTGGCGATCACGTCGAAGTCTTTCGCCCGCGTCAGCACCTGCTGCAGCGTGATATCGGCGATCGAATCCTTGATGAGCAGCATCTTCTTCCACTTGCCCTCGCCGTGCGTGGACCAGAGGGCCAGCGCCGCCTCCACCTCGGCGCACACCTTCTTCCGCTGGTCGGGCGTCATCATGTCGTAGCCGGGGTCGATGAGCCGGGCGTTCTGCTCCACCGACAGCGACGCGTCCGCCTCCTTGTTACCGAGGATCCAGCTTTCGCGCTCGGTCACGACGTGGGAGCGGAAGAACCGCGTCGCCACCTGGTAGCCCCAGT includes the following:
- a CDS encoding PAS domain-containing protein, which codes for MTTTPSNLPHVAADHVADNRSSDPIECLYERIAGTLAESNVCGWELDLSSGVVFRTSLPSALGYQPNEVESTSDAWAALVHPDDLAAARRRLDDLVHARGGVHTVELEYRVRARDGSWRWMLDRAQVTRRNSDGVVTRLAGVGIDITDYKSAQSETERHERRYLDLVRRTRVIGWEYDRATRRFTWVSPNASEVLGFSPDEWRQPGFWASRLHPDDREAAITFARARTDEGLDHDFEYRMIAQDGRVLWMRDLSTVMFDGGKPTRLCGVFIDITERRRAEDAQRESTEHLRAIAEHIPGAVFMYDYRAGEPRRLIYLGPGLEEIIGPSRAAAVRQRYDVIFDFLHPDDRRALKVAADRSTETGEKLDVEMRFIHEDGSPRWVRSLAQPTRRPDGFERWHGVMIDITGRKEAERSLRERERMIDTLLGNLPGIAYRCRNEPDWPVDFMSDGCQELLGYSPTDFIDGRVSYGRDVIHPDDRGNVWDDVQEAIREQQPFQLVYRVRDSRGSVRWVWEQGQAVASPNGGIEAIEGFIIDVTERQEAEDRLRDREARLRLLVNQVPAVMWTTDIDLRFTSNTGAGLASLGISPNQLVGTSAVEYFAGTAGAAHMVDRHLAALAGHGSADEHHWSGRVFHTRLEPLRDGTGGIAGVVGVAHDVTDRRRTEDELRRTNAHVKLLLSELDHRVRNNLSSLVTLIDFTRRSTTDVNRFAETITGRVRTMAIMHSMLSRSSGSNVSLRRLIHSIVPPDHRAAVLWDGPDVMLPPRPTESLPMIVHELVTNSLKYGALTSPSGRINVICETSDEPDQSRLVTLWWRESGGPPIEHTPSAGVGTTLIKGLATADLRGEVELTYPREGAVHRLRFTVPPPNSATDVQLGLTTLDQAIDRPHHPA